TGGTGCGGTAGTGCTCGAAGCGCCGAGGATGGATGCGACCGTCGGCCAGCGCCGCCAGCAGTGCGCAACCGGGTTCGGCTTCGTGCCGGCAATCGCGGAAGCGGCATTGGCCCAGCAGCGGGCGAAACTCGATGAAGGATTCGGCGAGGTCGTCCGCTGCGAGGTGGGCGAGGCCGAAGACCTGCAGGCCCGGGCTGTCGATCAGCCAGCCGTGGGCGTTGTCGGGCGCAGTGCCGTCCAGCGCGTAGAGGCGGGCGAAGGTCGTGGTGTGCTTGCCCGAATCCAGGGCTTCGGAAATCTCGCGGGTGGCGGCATTCGCCTCCGGGATCAGGGCGTTGGTCAGCGTCGACTTGCCCATGCCGGACTGCCCCACGAGGATGGCGTGGAGACCCGCCAGGCGCTTCATCAGCCCTTCGGCCCCGTTCAGGGCCGACACCTCGATGACCTCATAGCCGAGTGCGCGGAAGGGGGCGAGTTGCGCACGCGCCGCCTCGAGTCGTTCCCCCAGGTCGGCCTTGTTCAGCACGATCAGGGGCGTGATGTCCTGGCTTTCGGCGGCGACGATGCAGCGTGACACCAGCAGATCGGAAAAGCCCGGCTCGGTCGCGACGACGATCAGGATATGGCTGAGGTTCGCGGCGATCAGCTTTTCGCGGAAGGCATCCGAACGCCACAGCAGGTTGCGGCGCGGGTGCAGGGTTTCGATCACGCCCTGGCCGTCGCCGCCGGGAACGACCGCGACCCGGTCGCCGCAGGCGAAGCTGCTTTTCTTGCCACGCGGGTAGCACTGCAGGCGGCCCGCAGGCGTTGCGACTTCGTAATGGCGGCCGAAGGCGGCAACGATCACGCCCTCGATCGCGGAGGCGCCCTTGTTACTGCGCTGGTGTCGTTGGGTCACTGAAACTTGTAGTAGTGCGTGTTGAGATAGCCCGCGAGGTGATGCTCGTCTTCGGGAAAAAGATCGAGGTTGAGCATCGTGGTACAGGCGGTGAGTTGCTGCGCGAGTCCGCTGGGGGTGGTCACGCGGCGGTCGAAGCGAGTGTAGATCTCCGAGCCGTCCTCACCGCCGAAGCGCTTGGCATGGCATTCGACGCATTGCGCGGCATGCATCTGCTTGGCGACGGCGAGGTCAGCGCCGGGGAAGGGATCGGCCACGGCCGGCGCGGCGAGGCTGGCGAGGGCGATGCTCGCAGCGATACGAAATGCATTCCGGGTGTGGGGGCGCGGGGTCGTCATGTTCTCGTCTCCTCTGGTGGGGGTCAGGACTGCAGGGACTGCAGGCGGGCGACACGCAGGGCGGCCGGCGGGTGGGAATCGAAGAAACGCGAATAGAGCGGGTCGGGTGTCAGTGTCGAGGCATTGTCGCGGTACAGCTTGACCAGCGCGGCGACCAGATCGGCCGCGCGCGTCTGCTGTGCGGCATACGCGTCGGCTTCGAACTCGTGCACCCGTGACCAGTAGCTCAGGATCGGGGCGAGCGGAAAGGTGAAGGCCGGCAACACCAGGAAGAACAGCGCCAGCGCGGTCGCGGTGTCGGTGGCCGTGCTGCCCAGGCCGGTGAAGAACCAGGGCTGCTCGATCAGCCAGCCCAGCAGTGCGAGCAGGGCCAGGCTGGCGGGAGCGAGGACGGCCAGGCGCTTGATGATGTGGCGGTGGCGGAAGTGGCCCAGTTCGTGCGCCAGCACCGCCTCGACTTCGTCCGGGTTGAGCTTGTCGAGCAGGGTGTCGAAGAACACGATGCGCTTGGAGGCGCCGAAGCCGGTGAAGTAGGCGTTGCCGTGGGCCGAGCGTCGCGAGCCGTCCATGACGAACAGACCCTTGGACTGGAAGCCGCAGCGCGCCAGCAGGCCTTCGACGCGGGTCTTGAGCGCCTCGTCGGCGAGCGGGGTGAAGCGGTTGAACAGCGGCGCGATGAAGGTCGGCCAGATCAGCATCACCAGCAGATTGAACGACAGCCAGAAAGCCCATACCCACAGCCACCACAGGCTGCCCATCGCGGCGGTGAGCCACAGCAGCACGGCCAGCAGCGGCAGGCCGATCGCCGCGGCCAGTGCAGCCTCGCGTGCGGTGTCGGCCGCGAACAGGCCCGGCGTCATGCGGTTGAAGCCGAAGCGTTTTTCGATGACGAAGGTCTTGACCAGCACGAACGGCAGGTCGATCAGCCAGCCGAGCACGCCGAGCGTGGCCAGCAGGGCCACGCCATGGGCGATGCCGCCCGGCGGGAACATGGCGGACCAGGCGTCATGGATCGCCTGCAGTCTGCCGCCCAGGGTGAGCAGCAGCACGAACAGCGCACTTACCGCGATCTCGGACATCGCCAGGCGCATGCGCGCGGCGGTGTAGTCGGCTGCGCGCTGATGCGAGGCGAGGGTGATCGATTCGGCAAAGGCCTGCGGAACTTGCTCGCGGCGCGCCAGCACATGGCGGATCTGGCGTCGCATCAGCCCGGTCTTGACGACCAGGCTCAGCAGCAGCAGCGTGACGAAGAGGGCGGCGAAACCGCTGGCAGCGGAGGAAACAGGGTCGGCGGACATGGTGCGGTCGTGGGGTCGAGCGTTTCAGGCAGGCCCGGGCCGACAGGCGACGGGCGGTTCGGGCGTCGGCTCCGGTCTGCGCCGAATGCCAACACGTTCTGTGACACAATCGCGCCCTCGAATGTTTCGCATGAATACGTCAGAAAGGCGCACGGATTATGGCACAGGACCCGAACACCCTGATATGGCTGGACATGGAGATGACCGGCCTCGAACCCGATCGCGATCGCATCATCGAGATCGCCATCGTGCTGACCAATGAGAAGCTGGAGACCATCGCCGAGGCGCCGGTGATCACCGTGCATCAGCCCGATGAGGTGCTCGATGCGATGGACGACTGGAACAAGAACACCCACGGCAAGTCCGGTCTCATCGATCGCGTGCGCGCGTCGACGGTGTCGGAGGCCGAGGCCGAGGCGCAGATGATCGAGTTCCTGAAGGAGTGGGTGCCCGCGCGCACCTCGCCGATGTGCGGCAACTCGGTGTGCCAGGACCGCCGTTTCCTCGCGCGCTGGATGCCGCAGTTCGAGGCCTGGTTCCACTACCGCAACCTGGACGTCTCCACGCTGAAGGAACTCGCCAAGCGCTGGCGGCCCGAGGTGTACGCCGGCGTGAAGAAGTCGGGCGCGCACACGGCGCTGGCCGACATCCAGGAGTCCATCTCCGAACTGCGGCACTACCGCGACAATTTCCTGCGCCTGGAATGAGGTATCAGGACCCTTCGCGTCGCAGCAGCGTGAAGGTTTCGGCGCGGCGGCCGGCCCCGCGGCGGAATTCCCACACGGGTTTCCATTCGGGTGCGAGCTGCATGACTGGCTTGCGGTCGTTCATGACCAGCAGCAGCGGGCAGGGCGTGCTGTCGCCTACGATCGGTACGGTCCGGATGTCGGCAAAGTAATCCAGCGAGCTCTTCACGTGGTCCGGCAGGCCGGTGCTGGCGATGCACGCGCCGGGCGTGCTGCTGCGCTCGCCCGCCACGGCGATCTCGAGCGAGCGAACGGTCTCGCGGTAGCTGCGGCCGTTGTCGAACCACGGCATCAGCAGCACGACCGCCAGACACCACAGCATCGTCAGGCCAATGGCCCAGTTTGCCGGCGCCCGCGAACTCGAGCGCGGCAGCCTGGAGACGAGCGCGATCCACAGCAGGGTGATGCCGGCGCCGAGCGCAAGCTGCAGGCCCGGCTGGTGCAGCACGAAGTCCGGCGCATTGCGCGCCACGTGCCGGGCCAGGCCTGGCGGCCAGCCCACGGCCTGCGCCGACCAGGCGAGCCAGACGAGGATGCCGAATACGGCCAGACTCATGAGCGAGAACCAGTCGAAGGCGTTGGCGGCGCCGCGGCGCAGTGTGGGTACGCCGGCGGCGGCCAGCAGCGCCATCGCCGGAATCAGGGGCAGGGCGTTGGCTTGGGACAGGTCGCCCTGGATGACGAAATGAGTCAGCACGAGGACGGCGCTCAGCAGCGGCAGCAGCCAGCGCAACTGGCTGATGGTGCGGCGGGCGCGCCACAGGCTCCACAGCACGATGGGCCACAGCGGCCAGGTGAACCAGCCCAGCAGTTCGAGTCCGCGCACGATGTCGCCACCCGACAGCGCCGGGCCGCTCAAGCGTGCCCATTCGCCGCGCAGCCAGAGACCCAGCTGATCGGGCTGACTCAGGTGGATGGCCAGCGGCCACAGCGCCGCAAGCGCGAGGGCCAGGCAGAGTCCCAGCAGTAGCGCGCCACTGGCGCGCGGCGTGCGGCAGTCGGCGCTGAGCATCATCACCAGTGGCAACAGGGGAGCGGTGGCGATCAGGCCCCCGATGCCGCCGGCGAGAAACGCGAGCGCCGTGCCTGCGGCGGCCAGCAGGCTGCCGGCTACAGGCTGCTGCGGCACCAGTGCGAGGCCGCGCAGCGTCATCGCCAGCATGGCCAGCACGGCGAGCAGGGGCTGGATCTCGTGGGCGTGCAGCACGAGGCCAAGCCCACCCATCGTCAGCAGCGCGGCGGGCGTCCGGGCCGGGCGGCCATACAGCGCCTCGGCGGTACGCGCGGAAAAATACACCCCAATGGCGACGAATACAGCACTGGCGAGCCGTGCGCCCTCGTGCAGTGCGAGGAACCCGCTCCCGGCCCAGGCCAGCAGGGCACCCACCCAGTAGTAGAGCGGCGGGTAGTCGACGAGTGGCTCGCCCGCCAGCATCGGGAACAGCCAGCCCTCGCCGCGCAGCATGCTCAGGATCGGACCGAGGTAGCGCGCGTCATCGCCGCGCCAGGGGTCGTGGCCGACAAGACCGACGAGCAGGTAAAGGGCCACCAGCACCGCGATGCCGACGGTGCCGTAGATGCGGCGCTGCAGCAGGGAAGGTGTTTCGGGTTCTCGAGTCATTCGCGCATTGTGGGGCGGAGCGTTGATCGAGGCAAAGCCCCGGACGGCGGGATGCAATGCCGGCCAAAGGCCGGAGATGCATGGGGCATGCGGCCAGACGTGAAAAAAGGCAGCCGCAGCTGCCTTTCTTGCGGTGCGCCCGCAGGCGGGCGCATGTTCCAGTGTCGCGGCCGGGATCAGCTGGCGCGCTGGACGTTGCCGTACTTCTGGCGGAAGCGCTCGACGCGACCGGCGGTGTCGACGATCTTCTGCTTGCCGGTGTAGAACGGGTGGCATGCGGAGCAGACTTCGACGTGGTACTGGGGCTTGCCGAGGGTGGAGCGGGTGACGAAGGTGTTGCCGCAGGAGCAGGTCACATTCACGTCGTTGTACTTCGGATGGATGTCCGCTTTCATGATCGATTCCTGATTCGAGCGGGCGGCGGTTGTGACCGCCCTGATTGGTAAAGAGGCAAGATTATCCGCTGGCGCGCAAGGACTGGCAAGCGAAAAAAGGGGTTTCGCGCAGGACTGCATTAGAATTGCGGTCCTTTGCGCGGCCCGCTTCGGCACGCGTCCGTCCGATTGTCTGATAGGAATTCCCGGCTTGCGTCTTCTGCTCGCCCCCATGGAAGGTCTGCTCGATGACGTCTTGCGCGCGGTGCTCACCGCGTCAGGCGGATACGACTATGCAGTGACCGAGTTCGCGCGCGTGTCCGGCACGCTGCTGCCCGAACGCTTCTTCCGCCGTCTTTCTTCGGAGCTTCAGCAGGGCAGCCGAACCGTGGGAGGGACTCCGGTGCGGGTGCAACTGCTCGGCTCGGACCCGGCCTGCATGGGGGAGAATGCCGCGCGGCTCGCGGCGCTGGCGCCGGCGGGCATCGACCTCAACTTCGGCTGTCCGGCACCGACGGTGAATCGCCATCGTGGCGGCGCGGCCCTGCTCGATGAGCCGGAACTGCTCGGCCGCATCGCGGCAGCGGTGCGCCGCGCCGTTCCGCGACGGATTCCGCTGACGGCGAAGATGCGGCTTGGCATCAACGATCCGGGACGTGCCGTCGAATGCGCCCAGGCGCTGGTCGATGGTGGTGCCGGGGGGCTGGTGGTGCATGCGCGCACCAAGGCCGACGGTTACCGGCCGCCGGCGCACTGGGAATGGGTGGCGCGCATCGCCGAAGCGGTCGCGGTGCCGGTGGTGGCCAACGGCGAAGTGTGGTCTGCGGCGGACTGGCAGCGTTGTCGGGCGGTGTCGGGCGCCGCCGACGTGATGCTGGGCCGTGGCGCGGTCGCCGATCCCTTTCTGGCCGCGCGTATCCGTGCCGGCCGGCTCGATGTGCCCGATGCCGACGAACGTGCCCGCGAGTGGGCTGCCCTCCTGCCGCTGCTGGGCGATTTCCGCGACCGGGTGCTGCGCAAGGTCGAGCCACGGCATGCACCCGGCCGCATCAAGCAGTGGCTGCACCTGCTGGCGCGCAACTACCTGCAGGCTCAGCATCTGTTCGCGGCGATCCGCCCCCTGCGCACCTTGCCCGAGATCGAGTGCATGCTCGTGCTGCATGGCGTGCCGGCCGCCGCGGTCCGCCCAATGGCGCCGGCCAGGGCGCTGCGGTTGCTCGAAGCCGCCTGAGCCCGCACGCCGCAACAGACTGGATTCATCATGAGCTACGCCAATTCCCGCATCCCGCAAAGCGCCCAGTCCGGCGTGCATGAGCGCCTCGAGGCGGTGGTGCGCAAACACCTTGCCGAGCCTTTCCGCAAACCGATCGCGCCCTATAACCGGGAAGCCTTCGATGCGGCCCTCGCAGACTGGAACCGCGCTGCGCCGCTGATCCTCGATGCCGGCTGCGGTGTCGGACACAGCACGATCCAGATCGCACGCGCCCATCCCGAGCACTGGGTGATCGGCGTCGATCAGTCACAGGACCGCCTCGAACGCAAGAAGCCCTATCCGGATGCGCTGATGCCGCGCAACCTGGTGTTCGTGCGTGCGGATCTGGTCGATTTCTGGCGCCTGCTCGACGAGGCCGACCTGCGGCTCGCCCGGCACTACATCCTGTATCCCAATCCCTGGCCCAAGATCGGCCATCTCGCCCGGCGCTGGCATGCCCACCCCGTGTTCCCCTTCATTCCGCGGCTGGGCGGCGTGCTGGAATGCCGCAGCAACTGGGATGTCTATATGCACGAGATGGCCACCGCGCTGTCGATCGCGCTCGGGCACGACGTGCCCTGGGGCGCGTTCGAGGCCGAGGTGCCGCTGACACCGTTCGAGCGCAAGTACCGCGACTCGGGGCAGACCCTTTACCGGCTCACGCTCGACCTCGACGCTGCGCGCCCTGTGGCGCACCCGCGCGAGATTTGACTTGCCGATCACCGTGGCTTGGGCCACCCTTCGTCCCATTTCCGGAGAACTGCCATGACCGAGACCACGCCCCAGCAAGACAATCCTTACCTGATGAGCGATGACGACTTCGAGGCGCTCGAAGAGGTGCTGACCTCGGACATCGTGCCCGAGGACTGCATGGATCTCGAGATGCTCGACGGCTTCCTCGCCGGCGTGCTCATTTCGCCGCGGCCGATTGCGGTCGAACGCTGGTTGCCCAACGTGTGGTCGGCGCATGGAGAAGAAGCGAGCTTTGGCGGCGGCAGTGGGCTGCAGCGCGCGATCCGACTGGTGAAGGCCTACCACAACGAGATGGTGACCACCCTCGGCCTGGACGATGAGGAAGAGGTGTGCTGGGAGCCGTTCTGCTTCGCCATCGCAGAGGGCGATCCGCTAAAGATTGGCGAGGAGTGGCTGGAGGGCTTCGCCCAGGGGCTCGACCTCTGGCCGGAAGGCTGGGAGGAGGGACTCGACGCCGAGGCGGTCGAGGCCGTGCGCGAGACGCTCGACGAAGTGCTGGCGCCGTGGGCCGAGGATTCCGCTGCCGAGGCCGACGACGAGACGCGCCTCGGCTGGCTGGGGGCGCTGGGCGAGGCGGTCAATGACATCTACGCCCACTGGCGTGACATCGGCCTGCCGGCGCCGCAGGTGCTGCAGGCCGATGCGCCGGCCGCGCCCGCCGTCGCCGGCCCCGGTCGCAACGACCCCTGCCCCTGCGGCAGCGGCAAGAAGTACAAGAAGTGCTGCGGTGCGTTGAGCTGAGGCCGGGCCACGGCTTCCCTTGAGCGGATTGCGGCGCCCTCCGTGCCGCAGTCTCGCGCCCGTGCGTGACGAGGGGCGCGCGCTCAAGGGGAGGACTGTCGTGCAATGACAGTTCTATTGCTGAAATATTGTCCGCAAACGATTGATCGAAAAGCGCTTTCCGTCTCTTGCAGGCGCCGTGCGAGCCGCTAGAATGCGCGCCGAACCCGGTCCTGCAACCTGCTCCAGAAAGCGCTCATGGAAGACCCGAATCCCTGCATCAGTTGTGGCATCTGCTGCACCCACTTCCGTATCTCCTTCTACTGGGCCGAGGCAGACGACGCACCCGGGGGATTCGTGCCCGCAGGCATGACCGAGAAGCTCAACCACACGATGCGCTGCATGAAGGGAAGCAACGAGGTGCCGCGCCGCTGTTCGGCGCTGTCGGGCAAGGTGGGCGAGCAGGTTGCGTGCACCATCTACGAGAACCGTCCCACGCCCTGTCGCGAGTTCCCGGTGTATTTCGAGGATGGCTCGCCCAATCCGAAATGTGACGAACTGCGCGCGACGATCGGCTTGCCGCCGCTGCCCCGTTCTCCGCTGCCCAACGCGCCGCTGCCGCAGGCCGCCTGAGCGTCGCCCGTCTGCCCACCTTCAGCGCGGATAGCCGACCGCACGCAACACCGCCAGCGGACCCTCGGCGCGCAATCTCTCGATCTGCGCCGGGCTGCGCACGAACAGCGATCCGGCGTAGCCCAGCGCGTTCACCGAGACGTCCTGCCATTTCTCGAACTGGCGGGGCACGACCAGAAGCCACTGGCGGCTTGCCAGCAGGTTGTAGGGTGGCATCGGGTTGGCGTTCGATGGCAGCGAGAGGGCGCGGCAGGCGCTTTCGAAGGTCAGCTGCAGCTGCCTGCCCGCCTGCGGCGCGTCGCACCAGTCGATGTCGGCCAGGCTCATGAAGGCGTGCTGCCAAGGCAGTTCTGCCCTGGTCTGCGCCTCGGCGGTCTGCTGGCTGTCCAGTCCGCTGCTGAAGGTCGCAAAACCATCGTCAGCGCGCAGGGCTGCTTCGGGTACCCACTGCAGATGCTTGTGCGGCTGGCTTGCGCCGGCGACGCTGCCGCCGTTGTAGAAACCGAGCCCCCCTTGTGCGGCGAGCACGGTCGCCAGGGCGCGAAAATCATCCTTCGTCAGCGGCGCCGTCTGCGCCTCGAACGCCCGTGTCACGATCAGCAGGTGATGGTCGATCACCGGAAACTTGTTGAGCACGACGAAGTGCTGCGCGCCCAGTCGGCTGACCGTCAGTGCGGGCTCGGGGGGCAGGAAGGGATTGAAGTCCGGCCGCCGGCGGGTGACCGTGTCCACGCGGGCGCGATCCTTGAGGGCAAGCGAGGACACCCAGCGAACCGAGAAACTGAAGCCACGATCGGTGAGTGTCGTGCTTTCGGTTTCGATCGGCTGCAGTGCGCCGGTGGCCAGCGCATTGCGGATCGTCTTCTCGGAGAGGTCGAGCAGCGCGTTGCTGCGGCAGTCGAGCGGGGCGGTAGCGGAGAAGCTGTTCATGGGCAGGCGGAACGGGCGACAATTCCCGGATTCTGACATGGCCACGCCCGTACGCATCGCATGCGGGTGGTGGCCGAACCCTTTGCGGAGCGCTTCATGAGCATTTCCTTTGCCGTTCGCGGCGATCACATCCAGCTCGATCAACTGCTCAAGGCCGTCGGCCTGGTGGGCTCGGGCGGTGCCGCACATGCGATGGTCGAGGCGGGCGAGGTGCGGGTCGATGGGCAGGTCGAAAGCCGCAAGCGCGCCAAGCTGCGTCCGGGTCAGCGTGTCCAGTTCGGCGGCGAGGAGATCGTGCTCGTCGCCGGCGACGGCGCCTGAGGGAAAACGGCGCGAGATCGACGCCGTCAGGGCAGGAGCGGTTTCATGGGGCGGCGGCTGTCGCGTGACAGCCGTTCCCAGATCCATCCGCCGGGCAGCTCCTTGCCGGTGACGAGATACTCGAGGGTGTGCTCGTTGGCGAGGTTGAGCGCCAGATCGTTCCGCGCGTGCCGGGTGCCGGCGAGCAGCAGCTCGTCGCCCGCTCGCAGCACCGTGCTGCCCGCGGGCATCAGGAGGTGATCGTCGTCATCGCGGTCCAGGTAGAGGACCTCGCAATCGAGCGCGCTGCTGCGGTCGGTGGGCGAACGCAGCAAGGTGTCGAGCGTCAGGTGCTCGCCCTGCATCAGGCGCCTGTGCAGGGCGGGTGACCGGGCCAGATTCACGCGCTCGCTCCACACCTCGGGCACGGTCCAGCCCAGGCGGCCGGCCAGGCGTTCGAGCTGGGCCGCGCACCAGGTTTCGTCGCGCAGGCGCACTTCGCGCAGGAAGGGGGCGAGCAAGGGCGTGCCGAGGATCGCGAGGCATTCGTGGGCGATGATCTCGCTCGGCAGCACGGTGATGTCGGACTCGAAGGCGTCGAACAGCGCCTGGTTGGCGGACTGGTTCTGGCGCAGGATCACGAACAGGCCGGGGTTCAGTTCGCGCGCGGTCACCGCGATCGACAGGTTGTCGACGTCGGAGCTTGTCCCGGCGACGATGCCGGTTGCCTGCAGCACGCCGGCTTCGCGGAGGGCGTCGGCGCCCGTGCCGTCGCCATGTATCCAGCGATGGGTGCCGTCGGGCAGCGGGTTGCGGTCGATGATCGTCACCGGCAGGTCCTCGGCGTCCATCGCGTCGACCATCGAGCGGCCGAAACGCCCATGGCCGCAGACGATCCAGTGGCCGCGGGGCGGATCGCGCCGGCGCTCTACGGTGCTGCCGGGCAGGCCGGCGAGCCAGCGGAGCATTTGCGAGGCGGCCGGGGCATGCAGGGCGAGGGCGAGCGTTTCACCGAAGCGCTCGAAGGGGTTGATGATGTGGCGGGTGCCGAAGGACGCCATGTTGGCGGCGGTTTCCCGGTGCTCCGCGCGGCACAGTGCCGGCAGCTTCGGCGCCAGCAGGCGGGCGGCGATCGCGATGGCGAGGTTGGTGGCGTCCTGGTTTGTCAGGGCGATCACGCCTGCGCAGTGCGGGTGCGTCAGGCCAGCGTACTTCAGTGTCTCCGGGCTGGATGCGTCGGCGCACAGCGCCGGCACGTCGGCGGAGAAGCTGTGCAACTCGATCTCGCCAACCCTGGCTTCGTCGATCTCGATCACCACCGAGCGCAGCCCCATGCGCTCGAGCGCGCTGCAGATCAGGCGGCCGGTCTCGCCGTAGCCGCACACTAGGTAGAAGGGTTCCCGCAGCCGGCGCACGGCGCGCACGAAGCGCTGTGTGGCGATGGCCTGCTGCAGGCTGCGGTCGGAGAGCAGGCTGAACACCGAGCCGAGGGTATAGGCCCAGCCCACGACCGACAGGTAGATGCTGACGACGACCCAGAGGCGCTGCTCGTCGGAGAAGCTGTAGGGGATCTCGCCGAAGCCGATCGTGGTGGCGGTGTAGCTGATGAAGTAGAAGGCGTGGAAGAAGCTGAGGTACTGCACGTTGCCATGCTCGTCCTGGCCGGGCGCGAGCGTCAGCCCGAGCACGGATACCGACATCAGCACGATCAGCAGGATCAGCGGCGCGCGCAGGCGGCGCAGGATCATGAGGAAGATGCTGTGGTGGCGGGGCAGGGCTTGCACGTCGGGGCCTTGTCGCGCGGCGGGGCTCAGCGGCGCTGCATGATCGTCTCGGCGATAAGGATGATCACCGAGACGATGTTGGCGAACAGCGCACCGCCTGAGAGCGAGACGATCCTGGACACCATCTCGGGACTCAGCCCCGCAGCCGAGACGTGTGCGGCATAACCCCACACCATGGCGGCTGCGATCAACTGCAGGTCGGCCACCAGGCTCGTCGAGAGGTGCACTGCGCCGATCTGCGTGCGGTCGCCGAACTTGAGCACGGTTGCGATCAGGCTGACGACCAGGGCGGCGAACAGCTCATACACATCGTGGTGTGCCGGGTTGTCGATGTCGCCGACGAAGAAGCCGAAGTTCAGCGTGGCGGCAAGGACGATGAAGAAACCGAAGATGACTTTTTCGAGGTTCATGGCCTGGGTGTCCTCGGCGTGCAGCGCAGATGGGCGGTCGATGATCGGATTATGCGCGTGCCCACAGCGCTTGCGTCAGTCGTGGATGATGCCGTCGACGTAGTACCAGCGGCCGTCCTGCCGCAG
This genomic window from Thauera humireducens contains:
- the rpmE gene encoding 50S ribosomal protein L31; the encoded protein is MKADIHPKYNDVNVTCSCGNTFVTRSTLGKPQYHVEVCSACHPFYTGKQKIVDTAGRVERFRQKYGNVQRAS
- a CDS encoding M48 family metallopeptidase, which produces MSADPVSSAASGFAALFVTLLLLSLVVKTGLMRRQIRHVLARREQVPQAFAESITLASHQRAADYTAARMRLAMSEIAVSALFVLLLTLGGRLQAIHDAWSAMFPPGGIAHGVALLATLGVLGWLIDLPFVLVKTFVIEKRFGFNRMTPGLFAADTAREAALAAAIGLPLLAVLLWLTAAMGSLWWLWVWAFWLSFNLLVMLIWPTFIAPLFNRFTPLADEALKTRVEGLLARCGFQSKGLFVMDGSRRSAHGNAYFTGFGASKRIVFFDTLLDKLNPDEVEAVLAHELGHFRHRHIIKRLAVLAPASLALLALLGWLIEQPWFFTGLGSTATDTATALALFFLVLPAFTFPLAPILSYWSRVHEFEADAYAAQQTRAADLVAALVKLYRDNASTLTPDPLYSRFFDSHPPAALRVARLQSLQS
- a CDS encoding YecA family protein, whose amino-acid sequence is MTETTPQQDNPYLMSDDDFEALEEVLTSDIVPEDCMDLEMLDGFLAGVLISPRPIAVERWLPNVWSAHGEEASFGGGSGLQRAIRLVKAYHNEMVTTLGLDDEEEVCWEPFCFAIAEGDPLKIGEEWLEGFAQGLDLWPEGWEEGLDAEAVEAVRETLDEVLAPWAEDSAAEADDETRLGWLGALGEAVNDIYAHWRDIGLPAPQVLQADAPAAPAVAGPGRNDPCPCGSGKKYKKCCGALS
- a CDS encoding YkgJ family cysteine cluster protein, with translation MEDPNPCISCGICCTHFRISFYWAEADDAPGGFVPAGMTEKLNHTMRCMKGSNEVPRRCSALSGKVGEQVACTIYENRPTPCREFPVYFEDGSPNPKCDELRATIGLPPLPRSPLPNAPLPQAA
- a CDS encoding RNA-binding S4 domain-containing protein, translating into MSISFAVRGDHIQLDQLLKAVGLVGSGGAAHAMVEAGEVRVDGQVESRKRAKLRPGQRVQFGGEEIVLVAGDGA
- the trmB gene encoding tRNA (guanine(46)-N(7))-methyltransferase TrmB → MSYANSRIPQSAQSGVHERLEAVVRKHLAEPFRKPIAPYNREAFDAALADWNRAAPLILDAGCGVGHSTIQIARAHPEHWVIGVDQSQDRLERKKPYPDALMPRNLVFVRADLVDFWRLLDEADLRLARHYILYPNPWPKIGHLARRWHAHPVFPFIPRLGGVLECRSNWDVYMHEMATALSIALGHDVPWGAFEAEVPLTPFERKYRDSGQTLYRLTLDLDAARPVAHPREI
- a CDS encoding ATP adenylyltransferase family protein; the protein is MNSFSATAPLDCRSNALLDLSEKTIRNALATGALQPIETESTTLTDRGFSFSVRWVSSLALKDRARVDTVTRRRPDFNPFLPPEPALTVSRLGAQHFVVLNKFPVIDHHLLIVTRAFEAQTAPLTKDDFRALATVLAAQGGLGFYNGGSVAGASQPHKHLQWVPEAALRADDGFATFSSGLDSQQTAEAQTRAELPWQHAFMSLADIDWCDAPQAGRQLQLTFESACRALSLPSNANPMPPYNLLASRQWLLVVPRQFEKWQDVSVNALGYAGSLFVRSPAQIERLRAEGPLAVLRAVGYPR
- the orn gene encoding oligoribonuclease, with amino-acid sequence MAQDPNTLIWLDMEMTGLEPDRDRIIEIAIVLTNEKLETIAEAPVITVHQPDEVLDAMDDWNKNTHGKSGLIDRVRASTVSEAEAEAQMIEFLKEWVPARTSPMCGNSVCQDRRFLARWMPQFEAWFHYRNLDVSTLKELAKRWRPEVYAGVKKSGAHTALADIQESISELRHYRDNFLRLE
- a CDS encoding tRNA dihydrouridine synthase; protein product: MRLLLAPMEGLLDDVLRAVLTASGGYDYAVTEFARVSGTLLPERFFRRLSSELQQGSRTVGGTPVRVQLLGSDPACMGENAARLAALAPAGIDLNFGCPAPTVNRHRGGAALLDEPELLGRIAAAVRRAVPRRIPLTAKMRLGINDPGRAVECAQALVDGGAGGLVVHARTKADGYRPPAHWEWVARIAEAVAVPVVANGEVWSAADWQRCRAVSGAADVMLGRGAVADPFLAARIRAGRLDVPDADERAREWAALLPLLGDFRDRVLRKVEPRHAPGRIKQWLHLLARNYLQAQHLFAAIRPLRTLPEIECMLVLHGVPAAAVRPMAPARALRLLEAA
- a CDS encoding ArnT family glycosyltransferase, with the protein product MTREPETPSLLQRRIYGTVGIAVLVALYLLVGLVGHDPWRGDDARYLGPILSMLRGEGWLFPMLAGEPLVDYPPLYYWVGALLAWAGSGFLALHEGARLASAVFVAIGVYFSARTAEALYGRPARTPAALLTMGGLGLVLHAHEIQPLLAVLAMLAMTLRGLALVPQQPVAGSLLAAAGTALAFLAGGIGGLIATAPLLPLVMMLSADCRTPRASGALLLGLCLALALAALWPLAIHLSQPDQLGLWLRGEWARLSGPALSGGDIVRGLELLGWFTWPLWPIVLWSLWRARRTISQLRWLLPLLSAVLVLTHFVIQGDLSQANALPLIPAMALLAAAGVPTLRRGAANAFDWFSLMSLAVFGILVWLAWSAQAVGWPPGLARHVARNAPDFVLHQPGLQLALGAGITLLWIALVSRLPRSSSRAPANWAIGLTMLWCLAVVLLMPWFDNGRSYRETVRSLEIAVAGERSSTPGACIASTGLPDHVKSSLDYFADIRTVPIVGDSTPCPLLLVMNDRKPVMQLAPEWKPVWEFRRGAGRRAETFTLLRREGS
- the rsgA gene encoding ribosome small subunit-dependent GTPase A, coding for MTQRHQRSNKGASAIEGVIVAAFGRHYEVATPAGRLQCYPRGKKSSFACGDRVAVVPGGDGQGVIETLHPRRNLLWRSDAFREKLIAANLSHILIVVATEPGFSDLLVSRCIVAAESQDITPLIVLNKADLGERLEAARAQLAPFRALGYEVIEVSALNGAEGLMKRLAGLHAILVGQSGMGKSTLTNALIPEANAATREISEALDSGKHTTTFARLYALDGTAPDNAHGWLIDSPGLQVFGLAHLAADDLAESFIEFRPLLGQCRFRDCRHEAEPGCALLAALADGRIHPRRFEHYRTIRAEIAEAKRLNPGW